The following proteins are co-located in the Thermus thermophilus HB8 genome:
- a CDS encoding ABC transporter ATP-binding protein, whose translation MRLLVQNVHKRFGKLEALKGVSLELGAGEILGLLGPNGAGKTTLIKVVLGLLLPDGGEVVLEEGGARRRPQGHEFGVLLEGSRNLYVNLSLLVNALYFGGIRGLPPKEVRPRFEAWLERFGLKDRLHAPLASLSRGMQQKAALALALALKPRFLLLDEPTLGLDPVSRREFEGILLELKKEGWGILLTSHDLEVVERVSDRVAFLHRGEVRRQGPTRVLLREWAGEGYRVRLAEPKAEALLQALGPGWSAEGPEVLFFLGPWEALREALGAFPVEVLEVSRGTPSLEALFLHLFGEARPSPSA comes from the coding sequence ATGCGGCTTTTGGTGCAGAACGTCCACAAGCGCTTCGGCAAGCTGGAGGCCCTCAAGGGGGTGAGCCTGGAGCTTGGGGCCGGGGAGATCCTGGGCCTTTTGGGCCCCAACGGGGCAGGCAAGACCACCCTCATCAAGGTCGTCCTCGGCCTCCTCCTCCCCGATGGGGGAGAGGTGGTCCTGGAGGAGGGCGGGGCGCGGCGCAGACCCCAGGGCCACGAGTTCGGCGTCCTCCTGGAGGGAAGCCGCAACCTCTACGTCAACCTGAGCCTCCTGGTGAACGCCCTCTACTTCGGGGGCATCCGGGGGCTTCCCCCAAAGGAAGTCCGCCCCCGGTTTGAGGCCTGGCTGGAGCGCTTCGGCCTAAAGGACCGCCTCCACGCCCCTCTCGCCTCCCTCTCCCGGGGCATGCAGCAGAAGGCGGCCCTGGCCCTGGCCCTCGCCCTCAAGCCCCGTTTCCTCCTCCTGGACGAGCCCACCCTGGGCCTGGACCCCGTGAGCCGGAGGGAGTTTGAGGGGATCCTCCTGGAGCTTAAGAAGGAGGGCTGGGGCATCCTCCTCACCTCCCACGACCTCGAGGTGGTGGAGCGGGTGAGCGACCGCGTGGCCTTCCTCCACCGGGGGGAGGTGCGGCGGCAGGGCCCCACCCGGGTCCTTCTCCGGGAGTGGGCCGGGGAGGGGTACCGGGTGCGCCTCGCCGAGCCCAAGGCGGAGGCCCTCCTCCAGGCCTTAGGCCCCGGCTGGAGCGCGGAAGGCCCCGAGGTCCTCTTCTTCCTCGGGCCGTGGGAGGCGCTACGGGAGGCCTTGGGGGCTTTCCCCGTGGAGGTCCTCGAGGTCTCCCGGGGGACGCCGAGCCTCGAGGCCCTCTTCCTCCACCTCTTCGGGGAGGCCCGCCCTTCCCCCAGCGCATAA
- a CDS encoding pyridoxal phosphate-dependent aminotransferase, which produces MRLHPRTEAAKESIFPRMSGLAQRLGAVNLGQGFPSNPPPPFLLEAVRRALGRQDQYAPPAGLPALREALAEEFAVEPESVVVTSGATEALYVLLQSLVGPGDEVVVLEPFFDVYLPDAFLAGAKARLVRLDLTPEGFRLDLSALEKALTPRTRALLLNTPMNPTGLVFGERELEAIARLARAHDLFLISDEVYDELYYGERPRRLREFAPERTFTVGSAGKRLEATGYRVGWIVGPKEFMPRLAGMRQWTSFSAPTPLQAGVAEALKLARREGFYEALREGYRRRRDLLAGGLRAMGLRVYVPEGTYFLMAELPGWDAFRLVEEARVALIPASAFYLEDPPKDLFRFAFCKTEEELHLALERLGRVVNSPREAEGGAVSG; this is translated from the coding sequence ATGCGCCTCCACCCCCGCACCGAGGCGGCCAAGGAGAGCATCTTCCCCAGGATGAGCGGGCTCGCCCAGCGCCTGGGCGCGGTGAACCTGGGCCAGGGGTTTCCCTCTAATCCCCCGCCTCCCTTCCTCCTGGAGGCGGTGCGGCGCGCCTTGGGCCGCCAGGATCAGTACGCCCCCCCGGCGGGGCTTCCCGCCCTTAGGGAGGCCCTTGCCGAAGAGTTCGCCGTGGAGCCCGAAAGCGTGGTGGTCACCTCCGGGGCCACGGAGGCCCTCTACGTCCTCCTGCAAAGCCTCGTGGGCCCGGGGGACGAGGTAGTGGTGCTGGAGCCTTTCTTTGACGTCTACCTGCCGGACGCCTTCCTGGCGGGGGCCAAGGCCAGGCTTGTGCGCTTAGACCTCACCCCTGAGGGCTTCCGCCTGGACCTTTCCGCCCTGGAGAAGGCCCTCACCCCAAGGACCCGGGCCCTCCTCCTCAACACCCCCATGAACCCCACGGGCCTCGTCTTCGGGGAGAGGGAGCTAGAGGCCATCGCCCGCCTCGCAAGGGCGCACGACCTCTTCCTCATATCCGACGAGGTCTACGACGAGCTCTACTACGGGGAGAGGCCAAGGCGCCTTAGGGAGTTCGCCCCGGAGCGCACCTTCACCGTGGGGAGCGCAGGGAAGCGCCTCGAGGCCACGGGCTACCGGGTGGGCTGGATCGTGGGGCCCAAGGAGTTCATGCCCCGCCTCGCGGGGATGCGCCAGTGGACGAGCTTCTCCGCCCCCACGCCCCTCCAGGCCGGGGTGGCGGAGGCCCTGAAGCTGGCGAGGAGAGAGGGGTTCTACGAGGCCCTGCGGGAAGGCTACCGGAGGAGGCGGGACCTCCTCGCCGGGGGGCTTAGGGCGATGGGGCTTAGGGTCTACGTCCCCGAGGGCACCTACTTCCTCATGGCCGAGCTTCCCGGGTGGGACGCCTTCCGGCTCGTGGAGGAGGCGCGGGTGGCCCTCATCCCCGCCTCGGCCTTCTACCTTGAAGACCCTCCCAAGGACCTCTTCCGCTTCGCCTTCTGCAAGACTGAGGAGGAGCTTCACCTCGCCCTGGAGCGCCTGGGGCGTGTGGTAAACTCCCCCCGTGAAGCCGAAGGTGGTGCGGTATCTGGATGA
- the tpiA gene encoding triose-phosphate isomerase: MRRVLVAGNWKMHKTPSEARVWFAELKRLLPPLQSEAAVLPAFPILPVAKEVLAETQVGYGAQDVSAHKEGAYTGEVSARMLSDLGCRYAIVGHSERRRYHGETDALVAEKAKRLLEEGITPILCVGEPLEVREKGEAVPYTLRQLRGSLEGVEPPGPEALVIAYEPVWAIGTGKNATPEDAEAMHQAIRKALSERYGEAFASRVRILYGGSVNPKNFADLLSMPNVDGGLVGGASLELESFLALLRIAG, encoded by the coding sequence TCGCCGAGCTCAAGAGGCTCCTTCCCCCCCTGCAGTCGGAGGCCGCCGTCCTCCCCGCCTTCCCCATCCTCCCCGTGGCCAAGGAGGTGCTGGCCGAAACCCAGGTGGGCTACGGGGCTCAGGACGTCTCCGCCCACAAGGAGGGGGCCTACACGGGGGAGGTTTCGGCACGGATGCTTTCCGACCTCGGTTGCCGCTACGCCATCGTGGGCCACTCGGAGCGAAGGCGCTACCACGGGGAGACGGACGCCCTGGTGGCGGAGAAGGCCAAGAGGCTTCTGGAGGAGGGGATCACCCCCATCCTCTGCGTGGGGGAACCCTTGGAGGTGCGGGAAAAGGGCGAGGCCGTGCCCTACACCTTGAGGCAACTCCGGGGGAGCCTCGAGGGGGTGGAGCCCCCTGGCCCAGAGGCCCTCGTCATCGCCTACGAGCCCGTGTGGGCCATCGGCACGGGCAAAAACGCCACCCCCGAGGACGCCGAGGCCATGCACCAGGCGATCCGCAAGGCCCTTTCCGAGCGGTACGGGGAGGCCTTCGCGAGCCGGGTTCGCATCCTCTACGGAGGAAGCGTCAACCCCAAGAACTTCGCCGACCTCCTCTCCATGCCCAACGTGGACGGGGGGCTCGTGGGCGGGGCGAGCCTGGAGCTGGAAAGCTTCCTCGCCCTCCTCAGGATCGCGGGTTAG